The genome window AGCCTTTTTGAATTCCTGCCTCCTTTAGCAGTAATGCTGCAGCAGATGGAATTCCGACAATTACTTCCCATTTTTTTGTCTTGGTGTTGACGTTAACTGTTACTGGAACCTTCATTCCCTCAAAATCTTTAGTTTTATCGTTTATTGCTTGGATGATCTCCATGATGTTTACCCCAAGTGGGCCTAGTGCTGGACCTAATGGCGGACCTGCAGAAGCTTGTGCGCCAGTTACTAGTGCAGAAACAGATTGAGTATCAGACATATTTTCATCTTTTTTTGAGTGAAGATTTAATCCTTCCTAAGCCGTGGATATCTTGAGATAGTTGCTATCGACTGTGACTGGCAATTGGTATGGTGCATCTAATAGAATGACAGTTGCTTCCTGCTTTTCATTGTCTACTCTTGTTACGGTTGCCTTCATTCCCTTGAATGGCCCTCCAATAATTTCGACAACGTTGTCTATTGCTAGCTGTGCCGCACTTGTCCTAGTTACCAAATAACCTTCGATATCTTTGAATTCTAACTCGCCTCTGAGCTGGCCGCGGATGTGTCTGATTCCCTGTAGGGCATCAAAAGCAGCGTTTGCGTCTTTTGCCTCAATTACGACATAGCCCTTTAGATTATCAACTAGTAAAACTGAAAGAACGTTAATCTTGTTTGTCTTTATCTTGTTCTGTAGCAAGTTCATTACTACTTTTTCCTGACCTCCTGTGGTTCTGACTGCAAAAAGATGCGATTTAATTTCTTGTGACAATTCCATCTATCCGAATCTAAACACAGCAAAAACAAACTGAATTATAAATCCAATCGTCCCAATAGCAGCTATTCCTAAAAGAACCAGTCTCAAATGTTGCATATAGTCCTCTTTGTCTGATTTTTTGGCAAGTTTCATCGTGTTTGCCATGTTCTTGAAGGTGCTTACTAGATCCATCGCTGGAAGTTAATAAAGTGGCCTTATATCTTTTAGGTCGTGGAACTGCTAGTTGCGTACGAACAAGACCCGGCTGGCCATAACATGGCAAAATTCATCTCGAAACAGATGAAAAAAGATGGTGACATTTACCGGGGGAAAAATTTTGATCTAGTAATTATTTCAACTCCTGCTATTTCTGCAGACTGGCTTGAGGAAAAATATCATTATGATGGATTCGTATTTCTGTCAAAACATGCAGCGCAGTCTGGAGAACTTGCCCTAACGTGCCACAGCACTGGAAACTTTGGCGCGGCACAGTTTGGAGGAAATAATAGGCAAGTTGCGGTTCCTCACCCACACCTGCAAAAATCCTACCTGCAAACGTTATGGAAAAATAAAGATGCTTTTTCGGAATTTCAAATCACAATAGAGGCTACCCATCATGGGCCTACCGCTTTGAGCAAGCCTGCGATATTTATCGAGATTGGAACCACCGAAAAACAATGGACAGACGAGTCCCTTTGCAACTCTGTCGCAAACCTGGTGTTGCAAACCCTGTCTGGACCAATTGCGATCAATCCTGTGGCAATATGTTTTGGCGGCACGCACTACCCTGAAAAATTCACAAAAGAACTCATCGAAGGAAAGTATGCCCTAGGGACCGTGATTCCAAAGCACGCACTTGAATTTCTAGACGAGTCTCTTTTTTCTCATATTTTAGATCGAAACAGGGCAAAAACCGCACTGCTGGATTGGGGAGGGTTAGGATCACACAAACAAAAGGTAATTGATTTAATCCGGGATGCCGATATGGAAATGATAAAACTTTGAATGATCTGGAACGTAGAGTTTATCAAAAATTACTCAGGGTGCCAAAAGGGAAAGTTACTACATATGGTGATCTTGCAAAGGCAATCAATCTGCCAAACGGTCAGCGAGTAATCGGCAGAATTATGAACAAAAACCCGTTTCCCGTAATCATTCCATGTCACCGTGTTGTCAAGTCTGATGGCAAAATTGGCGGCTATTTCTACGGCGAGGATGTAAAAACCAACATGCTCTCAAAAGAAGGAATCTCAGTTAAGAGTGGAAAAATTCAAAATTGGGAAAAAACTGTTTTCCGATTCTAGTCTTTGCGTCTTGCCTTTATCTCCGTAATTAGGCCTCTTAGGTGAGCAGTGTCTTTTACTGTGTTTCCGCCTACCTTTCTGTAGAGTTCCCAGAATTCCGGATTTGTAATATCTTTTCTGTCTTTTGCTACCTTGAGTCTATATCGCAATGAGCGTATTCTTTTTACATAGACTTCTTTCTTCCCGACACGAGCTCCCTTCCTTCCTTTCTTTGAACCAGTAGTGGCTCCTCTTTTGGACTTTTGTGATTTCTTGAACTTTGATCTTCCGCGAGATGTTCCCTTTGCTGGCTTGATTGTAATTGTGCCTGCAGTTATGAGACTTCTAATGTTCTCACGAGTGATGGCGTCTGCAATGTCGTCTGATCTCTCAGTATCAAATTTAATTCTGTCAAGGCCTACTCCAACGACTCGAGATACGAGGCGTTTTTTAGCTCTAAGATTTACTACCACTAGTCCTCACTCTCGCATTGAAAACCTTGAATTTCTTTTCCATTGCTTTTTTAACTATTTCCAATCTCTTCTTTGTTCCGACACCGTGGCCAATTCTTACGCCATCTGTCTTTGGGTTTAGTTTCTCTAAATCAGCAACATTGTGAACTAAATTATCTGTAAATCCTGATGGGTGCAAACCCTTTGCTACTTTTGGACCGCCATATCCTACCTTGACTAATCCTGGTCGACCTCTGAACTTTTGTTTTCTCTGATGGTTGTCTATTCCCTTTGGTTTTCTCCAAGCTAGCCCAACTCTTACATATCTCCAACTTTCTTGTCTTACAAAGTCTGGCCTGTGTTCTGCAATTGTTTTTCTTAATGCCAGTTCTTCTTTATTGATGGTCAACATACGGACTCTTAGATTTTACAATAAATAGGTTACTTGTGCAAATTTTCGCATAAAAAGTAAGAGATAATAATGAATCTGCAACCGGATCGAATATTTGACGTTCATGCCTGCGTTTCTTGAAATTGGGTTGATAAACAAACATGACTGATCCTAAGTCGACTCTTACTACCAAATTTGTCTCTCAGATAGACGCATTTGGTATAAAACCGTCAAAAATTCACCGAAACCTCTCGCCTGAAAAACTAGTTGAAATGGCCGTGCAAAAAACGAAGGCATACTTACCACCACTGGCTCGCTTGCAGTAAAGACTGGTAAATACACGGGAAGGTCCCCTGACGACCGCTATATTGTAGATGACGACGAAACCCACGACACTATTGACTGGGGAAAGGTTAACCATCCAATGCCGCTTGATAGATTTGATAAGATTTTCAACAAGATGAAAAAGTTTGTCGAGGGAAAGGAGCTCTTTGTATTTGATGGATTTGTAGGTGCGGACGCTGAAAATCGCCTTGCCATTCGCGTAATCAATGATCATTCCTGGCAGAGTCTTTTTGCAAGGCAATTGTTTGTAAGGCCGTCTGCGGCGGAGCTTGAAAACCACGAGCCTGAATTTACAGTTCTGTGCATAAATGACTTTGAGGCGATTCCCGAAGTGGACGGAACTGGATCAAATGTTTTCATACTGATCAATCTGACAAAAAAGCTTGTTTTGATTGGCTCTACAAGCTATGCCGGCGAGATGAAAAAATCCATGTTCTCTGTCATGAATTATCTTCTCCCAAAACGGGGAATTTTCCCAATGCACTGTTCTGCAAACATTGGCAAAGGAGGAGATACCGCACTGTTCTTTGGTCTTTCTGGGACAGGCAAGACCTCGCTTTCTGCAGATCCAAACCGAATGCTAATCGGCGATGATGAGCATGGCTGGTCAGATAATGGTGTTTTTAATTTTGAAGGCGGTTGTTATGCAAAGTGCATCAACCTAAACCAAGAAGCAGAACCGCAAATCTGGAACGCGATAAGATCCGGCGCCGTATTAGAAAACGTGGTAATTGACAAACAAACACTCAAGCCGAACTTTGATGATGGATCACTTACAGAAAACACCAGGGCAGCATATCCGCTTGAGTATATTCCGACGGCCGTCTTTCCAAGTGTTGGCGGACATCCAAAGGTAATCGTGTTTTTGACAGCGGACGCACTTGGGGTATTGCCTCCGCTTTCAAAACTAACAAAGGAAGGCGCCATGTATCATTTTATGTCTGGTTATACAAGCAAGTTGGCAGGAACAGAAAGGGGAATAAAAGAGCCAAAAGCTACGTTCTCAGAGTGCTTTGGCGCTCCATTCATGCCTAGACCTGCAGAAGTTTATGCTAAACTGTTGGGAGAAAAGATAAGCAATCACAAGACTGTGGTCTATCTGATTAACACCGGGTGGTCAGGCGGACCATACGGTGTCGGCAAGAGAATCAGCATCAAGTACAGTAGGGCGATGGTCACAGCAGCTCTGACTGGGGCACTTGATATTGTAAAATACAGGCACGATCCTCTCTTTAATGTGGATGTTCCTACAGAATGTCCCGGTGTTCCGTCCGAAGTCTTGGATCCAAAAACCACGTGGCAAGACAAAGACGCATACGAACTTTCTGCAAAAAAACTGGCTCAGATGTTTGCAGACAACTTTAACAAGTTCAAAAATGTGGCCCCGGAAATAATAAACGCAGGGACGAAGCCGTAATTACTTCTTTTTAATTATTATTCCAACTGCTGCAATTATTGCCATGATTCCAAATATGATCAGTATCTGTCTTTGGGGTATTCCGATTGCACTAAAGTCAATCTGATCTTTTGCAGACGACTCTACGAATATGGTGTTGTACACGTTAACTGTATTGTTTCCGTCTCTGACGTTTGCCTCAATCCAATATTGCCCTATTTCGTGGATTAAAACAGGATCGCTTTTTGTTGGCGTTATGGATGCAGTGCTTACTAGATCAGAATCATCGTTATACACTGAGATTTTTGCATAAGACCAAGTGTCATTTGAATAAACTCTAAAGTTTAATTTTCCATTATCGTTAACTGCATCAACCGAACTTGTCGATACTCTTACCAACACTGGAATGTGATGTTTTGTCATTCCGTCATCCAGTGTGATCATTCCCTGATACTCACTTGGAATCTCCCTTACAAGATTAGAGGTGATGTAAAGATTGTTGCCGTCAAGGAAATGTTCAAAATTCACCGCATCTCCGTTCAATTTGAAATCCACATTTACTTTTGGGGATTCATGGTTGATTGTTTTTATCTGCAGCATGGCAGTCTGTGTTTTGATGTGTGGCGACAAATCAAAGATGACCT of Candidatus Nitrosotenuis sp. DW1 contains these proteins:
- a CDS encoding 50S ribosomal protein L11; translation: MSDTQSVSALVTGAQASAGPPLGPALGPLGVNIMEIIQAINDKTKDFEGMKVPVTVNVNTKTKKWEVIVGIPSAAALLLKEAGIQKGSGTSGSTWVGDIKVESIVKVAKAKLEKSYASSLKSVAKEVVGTCLPLGIKIEGKTPKEFTAEINAGKWDSQLG
- a CDS encoding transcription elongation factor Spt5, encoding MSQEIKSHLFAVRTTGGQEKVVMNLLQNKIKTNKINVLSVLLVDNLKGYVVIEAKDANAAFDALQGIRHIRGQLRGELEFKDIEGYLVTRTSAAQLAIDNVVEIIGGPFKGMKATVTRVDNEKQEATVILLDAPYQLPVTVDSNYLKISTA
- a CDS encoding protein translocase SEC61 complex subunit gamma; this encodes MDLVSTFKNMANTMKLAKKSDKEDYMQHLRLVLLGIAAIGTIGFIIQFVFAVFRFG
- a CDS encoding D-aminoacyl-tRNA deacylase, with the protein product MELLVAYEQDPAGHNMAKFISKQMKKDGDIYRGKNFDLVIISTPAISADWLEEKYHYDGFVFLSKHAAQSGELALTCHSTGNFGAAQFGGNNRQVAVPHPHLQKSYLQTLWKNKDAFSEFQITIEATHHGPTALSKPAIFIEIGTTEKQWTDESLCNSVANLVLQTLSGPIAINPVAICFGGTHYPEKFTKELIEGKYALGTVIPKHALEFLDESLFSHILDRNRAKTALLDWGGLGSHKQKVIDLIRDADMEMIKL
- a CDS encoding MGMT family protein yields the protein MERRVYQKLLRVPKGKVTTYGDLAKAINLPNGQRVIGRIMNKNPFPVIIPCHRVVKSDGKIGGYFYGEDVKTNMLSKEGISVKSGKIQNWEKTVFRF
- a CDS encoding 50S ribosomal protein L19e, yielding MVVNLRAKKRLVSRVVGVGLDRIKFDTERSDDIADAITRENIRSLITAGTITIKPAKGTSRGRSKFKKSQKSKRGATTGSKKGRKGARVGKKEVYVKRIRSLRYRLKVAKDRKDITNPEFWELYRKVGGNTVKDTAHLRGLITEIKARRKD
- a CDS encoding 50S ribosomal protein L32e, with the translated sequence MTINKEELALRKTIAEHRPDFVRQESWRYVRVGLAWRKPKGIDNHQRKQKFRGRPGLVKVGYGGPKVAKGLHPSGFTDNLVHNVADLEKLNPKTDGVRIGHGVGTKKRLEIVKKAMEKKFKVFNARVRTSGSKS